A segment of the Superficieibacter sp. HKU1 genome:
TGGGTATTGCACCGCTGACGGGGGACGGGGCGATGCCAACCTTTATCTACAGCCTGGTCTATTTTGCGCTAGTGATCGTGGTTTCTCTCTATCCCGGTAAGCTGCTGGACACGGTGGGCAACTTCCTCGCGCCGATGAAAATTCTCGCCCTGACGGTACTTTCCGTCGCCGCGCTGGTATGGCCTGCCGGCCCGATCAGCCATGCGATTGATGCTTATCAGACGGGGTCTTTCTCTAACGGCTTCGTTAACGGTTATCTGACGATGGATACCCTGGGCGCAATGGTCTTCGGTATCGTGATTGTCAACGCTGCCCGTTCGCGCGGCGTTACTGAAGCGCGTCTGCTGACCCGCTATACGGTATGGGCGGGGCTGATGGCCGGTATTGGGCTGACGCTGCTGTATCTGGCGCTGTTCCGCCTGGGTTCCGACAGCGCTACGTTAGTTGACCAGTCGGCTAACGGTGCGACTATTCTGCACGCGTATGTTCAGCATACTTTCGGCGGCGCAGGAAGTTTACTGCTGGCGGCGCTGATTTTCATTGCCTGTCTGGTGACGGCAGTGGGCCTGACCTGTGCGTGCGCTGAGTTCTTTGCGCAGTATCTGCCGTTCTCCTATCGCACGCTGGTGTTTATCCTTGGCGTGTTCTCTATGGCGGTCTCCAATCTGGGGCTGAGCCAGCTGATTCAGATTTCCGTGCCGGTATTAACGGCGATCTATCCACCGTGTATCGCACTGGTTGTGTTAAGCTTCACCCGCCCATGGTGGCATAATTCATCGCGCGTGATTGCGCCCGCCATGTTCATCAGCCTGCTTTTTGGTATCATTGACGGCATTAAAGCCTCGGCATTGAAAGATGTCCTGCCTGCGTGGACCGA
Coding sequences within it:
- the brnQ gene encoding branched-chain amino acid transporter carrier protein BrnQ, whose protein sequence is MTHQLKSRDIMALGFMTFALFVGAGNIIFPPMVGLQAGEHVWTAAIGFLITAVGLPVLTVISLAKVGGGIDSLSTPIGKGAGILLATICYLAVGPLFATPRTATVSFEVGIAPLTGDGAMPTFIYSLVYFALVIVVSLYPGKLLDTVGNFLAPMKILALTVLSVAALVWPAGPISHAIDAYQTGSFSNGFVNGYLTMDTLGAMVFGIVIVNAARSRGVTEARLLTRYTVWAGLMAGIGLTLLYLALFRLGSDSATLVDQSANGATILHAYVQHTFGGAGSLLLAALIFIACLVTAVGLTCACAEFFAQYLPFSYRTLVFILGVFSMAVSNLGLSQLIQISVPVLTAIYPPCIALVVLSFTRPWWHNSSRVIAPAMFISLLFGIIDGIKASALKDVLPAWTERLPLTEQGLAWLMPTVVMIVLAVICDRLMGRQVTSSAH